The following are encoded in a window of Geobacter metallireducens GS-15 genomic DNA:
- a CDS encoding TIGR01212 family radical SAM protein (This family includes YhcC from E. coli K-12, an uncharacterized radical SAM protein.) produces MTERRYTAFSDELRHIFGCRVQRISVDAGFTCPNRDGAVGTGGCIFCGGKGSGSFGIRPELSVTRQLLHGKEFLARRYGAAKFLAYFQAYSNTYAPVERLRLLYEEALAVSDVAGLIVGTRPDCLPSEVLDLLAGYARRTYFWLELGLQSPLDRTLALINRGHDFAAFADAVVWSRERGIRVCAHVILGLPGESREEMLATAEILNGLGVEGVKLHQLHVMKGTVLEEMYRRGEVRCLERDAYVDIVCDFLERLDPRIVIHRLVGDAPADHLVAPDWSLRKGEVLDAVDAELTRRVTRQGSVMRDRGRMV; encoded by the coding sequence GTGACCGAGCGGCGCTATACCGCCTTCTCCGACGAGCTGCGCCACATATTCGGTTGCCGGGTCCAGCGGATCTCGGTGGATGCCGGTTTCACCTGTCCCAACCGGGACGGCGCAGTCGGTACCGGTGGGTGCATTTTCTGCGGCGGCAAGGGGTCCGGCTCCTTCGGCATCAGGCCCGAGCTCTCCGTCACCCGCCAGCTCCTCCATGGGAAGGAATTCCTCGCCCGCCGTTACGGCGCCGCGAAGTTTCTCGCCTACTTCCAGGCCTACTCCAACACCTACGCCCCCGTGGAGCGGCTCCGCCTCCTCTACGAAGAGGCCTTGGCAGTGTCCGACGTGGCTGGCCTCATCGTCGGCACCCGCCCCGACTGCCTCCCCTCCGAGGTTCTCGATCTCCTGGCCGGGTATGCCCGCCGCACCTACTTCTGGCTGGAGTTGGGTCTTCAATCCCCCCTGGATCGGACCTTGGCGCTCATCAACCGGGGCCATGACTTCGCCGCCTTTGCCGATGCCGTGGTCTGGAGCCGGGAGCGGGGAATCCGGGTCTGCGCCCATGTGATCCTGGGGCTGCCGGGGGAGTCGCGGGAGGAGATGCTGGCAACTGCTGAAATACTGAACGGACTCGGCGTGGAGGGGGTGAAGCTTCACCAGCTCCACGTGATGAAGGGGACAGTGCTTGAGGAGATGTACCGGCGGGGAGAGGTGCGGTGCCTGGAGCGGGACGCCTACGTGGATATCGTCTGCGATTTCCTGGAACGGCTCGATCCCCGCATCGTCATCCATCGCCTTGTGGGGGATGCCCCCGCTGACCACCTGGTGGCGCCGGATTGGTCCTTGCGGAAGGGGGAGGTGCTTGATGCCGTCGATGCCGAGCTGACGCGGCGGGTGACACGGCAGGGATCGGTTATGCGGGATCGTGGGAGGATGGTCTAG
- a CDS encoding cytochrome c3 family protein → MERKIHAAAVVAILILGAGAASAIETITFPNRIGQVSFPHKKHQDALGQCRGCHEKGPGEIDGFDKVLAHGKGCKGCHEAMKRGPVLCKGCHGGG, encoded by the coding sequence ATGGAACGTAAAATTCATGCCGCAGCTGTGGTGGCCATACTGATCCTCGGTGCCGGAGCCGCCAGCGCCATCGAGACCATTACCTTTCCGAACCGGATCGGCCAGGTGAGCTTCCCCCACAAGAAGCACCAGGATGCCCTGGGCCAGTGCCGGGGATGTCACGAAAAGGGACCGGGAGAGATCGACGGCTTCGACAAGGTGCTGGCCCACGGCAAAGGGTGCAAAGGGTGCCACGAAGCCATGAAGAGGGGACCGGTCCTCTGCAAGGGATGTCACGGAGGTGGCTAA
- a CDS encoding BamA/TamA family outer membrane protein, with protein sequence MQRIVLLLFILGTSLLAACTTMVPREKLPYPITDASFGDPVKVVTIPLPVIATSPNEGAILGGLTAFLLHNARDEVNTLIAPQVNYNANFGTTFSLYGAFFPLPNRNWEFNLSTSTKVNEDYEVRLRDKTFLDGKLETNAFIYNFTDGSARFFGFQSDSRKEDETNYADKEYGFTLGVGYDIIDHLQLVVGERFRQVSIRRGAVSKLPSIRDRFTDSQVPGINGFTAHAQKLSLIYNTLDSRDMPTRGLYAKAAIEGSAEFLGSDASYRHYEAELKGYFPLKEARYITVARVAYNQTLGSDVPFLERSILGGESTLRGYGRNRFIDSSYFLCNLEERIRLFRWSVFDVNTDWEVAPFIDLGAVMESLDKTRSKNFEFNPGIGFRAVVRPNIVGRVDIGVGNDGPAVFVGLGYPF encoded by the coding sequence ATGCAACGCATAGTCCTCCTGCTGTTCATACTCGGCACGTCCCTCCTGGCGGCCTGTACCACCATGGTCCCCCGGGAGAAGCTCCCCTACCCTATCACCGACGCCAGCTTCGGCGACCCGGTCAAGGTGGTGACCATTCCGCTGCCGGTCATCGCCACAAGCCCCAACGAGGGGGCCATCCTCGGCGGGCTGACTGCCTTCCTCCTCCATAACGCCCGGGACGAGGTGAACACCCTCATCGCCCCCCAGGTGAACTACAACGCGAACTTCGGCACCACCTTTTCCCTCTACGGCGCCTTCTTTCCGCTCCCCAACCGGAATTGGGAGTTCAACCTCTCCACGTCCACCAAAGTCAACGAGGACTACGAAGTCAGGCTCCGGGACAAGACCTTTCTTGACGGCAAGCTGGAGACCAACGCCTTCATCTACAACTTCACCGACGGCTCGGCCCGGTTCTTTGGCTTCCAGTCGGACAGCAGAAAAGAGGACGAGACCAACTACGCCGACAAGGAATACGGCTTCACCCTGGGGGTCGGCTACGACATCATCGACCACCTCCAACTGGTCGTCGGCGAGCGTTTCCGTCAGGTCTCCATCAGACGCGGCGCCGTTTCAAAACTCCCCTCCATCCGCGACCGCTTCACCGACAGCCAGGTGCCGGGAATCAACGGTTTCACCGCCCATGCCCAGAAGCTCTCCCTCATCTACAACACCCTCGATTCCCGCGACATGCCCACCCGAGGGCTCTACGCCAAGGCAGCCATCGAAGGAAGCGCGGAGTTCCTTGGAAGCGACGCCAGCTACCGCCACTACGAGGCAGAACTCAAAGGGTATTTCCCCCTGAAGGAAGCCCGTTACATCACTGTGGCGCGGGTTGCCTACAACCAGACCCTGGGGAGCGACGTCCCCTTCCTGGAGCGGAGTATCCTCGGCGGCGAGTCCACCCTGCGGGGGTACGGCCGCAACCGCTTCATCGATTCCAGCTACTTCCTCTGCAACCTGGAGGAGCGGATCCGTCTCTTCCGCTGGAGCGTCTTCGACGTAAACACCGACTGGGAAGTGGCTCCCTTCATCGACCTGGGGGCGGTGATGGAGTCCCTGGACAAAACCAGAAGCAAAAACTTCGAGTTCAACCCCGGCATCGGTTTCCGGGCAGTGGTCCGCCCCAACATCGTGGGACGGGTCGACATCGGCGTCGGCAACGACGGGCCAGCGGTCTTCGTGGGGCTGGGGTATCCGTTCTAG
- a CDS encoding EscU/YscU/HrcU family type III secretion system export apparatus switch protein — MDHSEREKKAVALSYREGQYAPQVVAKGHGVTAEAIIACAREAGVFVHESPALVSQLMQVDIDHYIPPELYRAVAELLAWLYWLEQEEGRDGKP, encoded by the coding sequence ATGGATCACAGTGAGCGGGAAAAAAAGGCGGTGGCCCTCTCCTACCGGGAGGGGCAGTATGCGCCGCAGGTGGTGGCAAAGGGGCACGGTGTGACCGCCGAGGCGATCATCGCCTGCGCCCGGGAGGCCGGTGTGTTCGTCCATGAGTCGCCGGCCCTTGTGAGCCAGCTCATGCAGGTGGACATCGACCACTACATCCCCCCCGAACTCTACCGGGCGGTGGCGGAGCTGCTCGCCTGGCTCTACTGGCTGGAGCAGGAGGAGGGACGCGACGGGAAACCGTGA
- a CDS encoding cytochrome c7, with the protein MKQLIAAVALTIFAAGAAMAADTLTFPAKNGNVSFGHKKHQQVAGSCKACHEKAPGKIEGFGKDWAHKTCKGCHEQKKAGPTKCGECHKK; encoded by the coding sequence ATGAAGCAACTGATTGCAGCAGTAGCCCTCACCATCTTTGCCGCCGGGGCGGCCATGGCGGCCGACACCCTCACCTTCCCCGCCAAGAACGGCAACGTGAGCTTCGGCCACAAGAAGCACCAGCAAGTAGCGGGAAGCTGTAAGGCATGCCACGAAAAGGCCCCCGGCAAGATCGAAGGGTTCGGCAAGGACTGGGCCCACAAGACCTGCAAAGGGTGCCACGAGCAGAAGAAGGCCGGCCCCACCAAGTGCGGTGAGTGCCACAAGAAGTAA
- a CDS encoding helix-turn-helix transcriptional regulator: METQDEKSERERSVPPIVAIDGTAIKRIREAKKLTQLYVASVVGVTTDTISRWENNRYPTIKRDNAEKVATALEVSLEEILKPEPVSEPEPEPEAVPVLLSPRKQRLAPLVLAVGLGTLLVALIVGAVLSRRGAAELVATRVLPPFGAPGQLVPVQVKVDRRDGEKSGFIVKERIPAGWRFVASNPPVAGEAGEREVKWLIPPGGTGPVTISYTLTAPRTLLLGSQADFGGEVILSHGKATRRGIIGGPARIVVNGRHWADTNGDGRIDDNEIMPAYYLCEEMRGLGLDWKTIETIWSGAGYTWNDKLKVFEVVK, encoded by the coding sequence ATGGAAACCCAGGACGAAAAGAGTGAACGCGAACGGAGTGTGCCCCCGATCGTCGCCATCGACGGTACGGCCATTAAAAGGATACGCGAAGCCAAGAAACTGACCCAGCTCTACGTGGCGAGCGTGGTGGGAGTCACCACCGACACTATTTCCCGGTGGGAGAACAACCGCTACCCCACCATCAAGCGTGACAACGCCGAGAAGGTGGCAACGGCCCTGGAGGTTTCCCTTGAGGAAATTCTCAAGCCGGAGCCGGTTTCCGAGCCGGAACCGGAGCCGGAAGCCGTTCCCGTGCTCCTGTCGCCGCGGAAACAGCGTCTAGCGCCCCTTGTCCTCGCCGTGGGCCTTGGCACCCTCCTGGTCGCCTTGATTGTGGGGGCCGTCCTCTCGCGCCGTGGCGCCGCCGAGCTGGTGGCGACCAGGGTTCTCCCCCCCTTTGGAGCACCGGGACAGCTCGTTCCGGTTCAGGTGAAGGTGGACCGGCGCGACGGAGAGAAGAGCGGATTCATCGTCAAGGAGCGGATTCCTGCCGGCTGGCGGTTTGTTGCCTCCAATCCCCCGGTGGCAGGAGAGGCGGGGGAACGGGAGGTGAAATGGCTCATCCCCCCCGGCGGTACCGGTCCTGTCACCATTTCGTATACCCTCACGGCGCCCCGGACGCTTCTCCTGGGGAGCCAGGCCGACTTTGGCGGAGAGGTCATCCTGAGCCACGGGAAGGCAACCCGCCGGGGGATCATCGGCGGTCCGGCGCGGATTGTCGTCAATGGCCGCCACTGGGCCGACACCAATGGCGACGGCAGGATTGACGACAACGAGATCATGCCCGCCTACTACCTGTGCGAAGAGATGAGGGGTCTCGGCCTCGACTGGAAGACCATCGAGACCATCTGGAGCGGCGCGGGGTATACGTGGAACGATAAGCTGAAGGTTTTCGAGGTGGTCAAGTGA
- a CDS encoding flagellar hook-length control protein FliK produces the protein MIITQDIARIAQALLKDTTGSLVEATWQSLTPLNLTPGQMVHGEVMANFANSRYLVRIANELLHMELPLNLQPGQAVELTYVTDEPRLVFSLSKSGNSATPVQISDTGRWLNTLAQGTGGTQAASSLPRPSLVISGPPRDPALLAEGLKNVLSRSGVFYESHLAQWVQGEYPLTDLLREPQGQLSPLAGRLPAEGNGATTTLHGVRVSPGETPPAPAPPAVTPGLPLEEGVTPPPPRTIAEGSPSAPGNAAPDAAPRQGETPPSPDTPKGGQTTSAAPRDPLPQTAISPQNQPQAPGRPGAPAPLPAEPQGGVATTSPDPETVDAPPAAPQNAAAPTGAPLPKSVGEVPGQQLATTVLQGGQPPQPRDTVVPNPTEFGHPAPASSPDARPQTEGHPQSLLRDGAAATSPGRASSPPPLPGTPEGGARVVIPGETAPTSRGAMGRLGEPPPPAGIESQTIPIIKEQLTTLTTGVFTWFGQAWPGQDMEWKVEEREAEGGKGERSWLTEVAVELPSLGAVRATLRAGKEGIGVTLVAEDGRTAEILAAGQNGLDERFDAAGLRLGGFTVRDGSQ, from the coding sequence ATGATCATCACCCAGGACATAGCCCGGATCGCCCAGGCCCTCCTCAAAGACACCACCGGTTCCCTGGTGGAGGCCACCTGGCAGTCCCTTACCCCCCTTAACCTCACGCCGGGACAGATGGTCCACGGCGAGGTCATGGCGAACTTCGCCAACAGCCGCTACCTGGTGAGAATCGCCAACGAGCTCCTCCACATGGAGCTTCCCCTCAACCTCCAGCCGGGCCAGGCAGTGGAGCTCACCTACGTCACCGACGAGCCCCGGCTGGTCTTTTCCCTGTCGAAGTCGGGCAATTCCGCGACGCCCGTCCAGATCAGCGACACAGGGCGCTGGCTCAACACCCTGGCCCAGGGGACCGGCGGCACACAGGCCGCGAGCTCTCTCCCCCGCCCTTCCCTCGTAATCTCGGGCCCTCCCCGGGACCCGGCCCTCCTGGCCGAGGGGTTGAAGAACGTCCTCAGCCGGAGCGGAGTCTTCTACGAATCCCACCTGGCCCAGTGGGTGCAGGGGGAATATCCCCTTACCGACCTCCTCCGGGAGCCCCAGGGGCAACTCTCCCCCCTTGCCGGCCGGCTCCCGGCCGAGGGAAACGGGGCAACCACGACACTTCATGGCGTCCGGGTTTCTCCTGGCGAGACGCCACCGGCGCCGGCGCCTCCAGCTGTGACGCCAGGACTACCTCTCGAGGAAGGCGTCACTCCACCCCCCCCACGAACCATCGCGGAGGGGAGTCCGTCCGCACCAGGGAACGCCGCCCCCGACGCGGCACCCCGGCAGGGGGAAACTCCGCCCTCTCCCGACACCCCGAAAGGGGGCCAGACGACCTCAGCAGCGCCCCGAGACCCCCTTCCCCAAACGGCTATTTCGCCCCAGAACCAGCCCCAGGCCCCGGGACGGCCAGGAGCGCCTGCACCTCTCCCTGCGGAGCCTCAGGGAGGCGTGGCCACGACCTCACCAGACCCCGAGACCGTCGACGCACCGCCGGCCGCCCCGCAAAACGCAGCGGCACCGACCGGAGCCCCCCTGCCAAAATCTGTTGGTGAGGTTCCCGGTCAACAGCTTGCAACGACGGTTCTCCAGGGGGGGCAGCCACCTCAACCGCGGGACACCGTTGTCCCGAACCCTACGGAATTCGGGCACCCCGCCCCGGCATCATCACCGGACGCACGCCCCCAGACAGAAGGCCACCCACAGTCCCTCCTTAGGGACGGAGCAGCAGCCACATCCCCCGGCAGGGCGTCCTCTCCTCCCCCCCTCCCCGGAACGCCGGAGGGAGGAGCACGAGTTGTAATTCCCGGAGAGACCGCGCCAACCAGCCGGGGCGCAATGGGCCGGCTGGGGGAGCCACCGCCTCCCGCAGGCATTGAGTCCCAGACCATCCCCATCATCAAGGAGCAGCTCACCACCCTCACCACCGGCGTCTTCACCTGGTTCGGCCAGGCCTGGCCCGGCCAGGACATGGAATGGAAGGTGGAGGAGCGGGAGGCGGAAGGGGGTAAGGGGGAGCGGTCGTGGCTGACCGAGGTGGCCGTGGAGTTGCCAAGCCTGGGGGCTGTCCGGGCAACCCTCCGTGCGGGAAAGGAGGGGATCGGTGTGACCCTGGTTGCGGAAGACGGACGGACGGCGGAGATTCTTGCGGCAGGGCAGAATGGCCTTGATGAGCGGTTCGACGCCGCAGGGCTGCGGCTCGGCGGTTTTACGGTGAGAGATGGATCACAGTGA